In Trichocoleus desertorum NBK24, the following are encoded in one genomic region:
- a CDS encoding DUF2281 domain-containing protein, with amino-acid sequence MTAKELIIQELEKVPESLLEEVLDFLRFLKMKQERAHAD; translated from the coding sequence ATGACAGCGAAGGAACTCATCATTCAGGAGCTAGAGAAAGTCCCAGAATCACTACTAGAAGAGGTTTTAGATTTCCTGCGATTCCTTAAAATGAAGCAGGAGCGAGCTCATGCTGACTAA
- a CDS encoding DNA-binding protein: MNIVSDSVLVESKSARNDQLTTISHDRATEVLNKTKALFFALWQGVGLATSAQLAEFYETDVETVQKLSQRHRDEFEADGLKTLRGKEVKDVVDILSISSKAPNLTIWPPRAALRLGMLLRDSEIAKAVRTSLLNAVEYATAPTEAPALPSSDRLTVLKEAVAIGNQLGGFDDRQKMLLKDQLMNLLMQERLLAADSTLTIEAAVAAEPEQAKRLKVPISDRCLDLGYNPNTKQLLRIGQVAAAFYRGRHGRPPQKREQFVGGTTRMVNVYTADDLGILDSAIHSVMGD; the protein is encoded by the coding sequence ATGAATATCGTATCCGACTCCGTACTCGTGGAGTCTAAATCTGCACGTAACGATCAACTCACAACGATAAGTCACGATCGCGCGACTGAAGTTTTGAACAAAACTAAAGCCCTATTCTTTGCCTTATGGCAAGGGGTAGGGCTTGCAACTTCTGCCCAGTTGGCAGAGTTCTATGAAACCGATGTTGAGACCGTTCAGAAGCTTTCCCAGCGCCACCGGGATGAATTTGAAGCCGATGGGCTAAAAACCTTACGGGGCAAAGAGGTGAAGGATGTGGTGGACATCTTGTCCATCAGTTCTAAAGCTCCTAATCTCACTATTTGGCCCCCTCGCGCTGCGCTGCGCTTAGGGATGCTCCTACGCGATTCTGAAATTGCCAAAGCAGTCAGGACATCTCTACTCAATGCCGTTGAATACGCTACTGCTCCCACTGAGGCTCCCGCTCTTCCTTCATCCGATCGCCTCACCGTACTAAAAGAAGCAGTCGCGATCGGCAACCAGCTCGGCGGGTTTGATGATCGCCAAAAGATGCTGCTCAAAGATCAGCTCATGAATCTGCTGATGCAAGAGCGCTTACTTGCGGCTGACTCAACCCTAACCATTGAAGCCGCAGTCGCAGCAGAGCCAGAGCAGGCGAAGCGCTTAAAAGTACCCATCTCTGACCGCTGCCTTGACTTGGGCTACAACCCCAATACAAAGCAACTACTCAGAATCGGTCAAGTTGCTGCTGCCTTCTATCGCGGTCGTCATGGTCGTCCTCCTCAGAAGCGAGAGCAATTCGTTGGCGGCACCACTCGCATGGTCAATGTCTACACCGCTGACGACCTCGGCATTCTCGACTCAGCCATTCATTCTGTGATGGGGGACTGA
- a CDS encoding type II toxin-antitoxin system HicA family toxin → MMPPFGPIKWRDLVVYLRSLGFDGPYAGGKHQYMVKDELRLTIPNPHQGDISRDLLARVLRQANVSREEWEDL, encoded by the coding sequence ATGATGCCACCATTTGGGCCTATCAAATGGAGAGACTTAGTTGTGTATCTACGTTCCCTTGGCTTTGATGGCCCCTATGCAGGAGGCAAACATCAATACATGGTCAAAGACGAGTTGAGATTGACTATTCCTAACCCACATCAAGGAGATATTAGCCGAGACCTATTGGCTCGCGTTTTGCGGCAAGCCAACGTTAGCAGAGAGGAATGGGAAGATCTCTAA
- a CDS encoding type II toxin-antitoxin system HicB family antitoxin, with amino-acid sequence MLTNYIQAAMHQATYELLEDSTFYGEIPSCQGVWGNAETLEACRDNLQDALEGWLILGLRLGHTLPVIDGIDLNPQQQEVA; translated from the coding sequence ATGCTGACTAACTACATCCAGGCTGCTATGCATCAAGCAACTTATGAGCTGCTTGAAGATAGCACCTTCTATGGTGAGATACCTAGCTGCCAAGGTGTATGGGGTAATGCTGAGACGCTCGAAGCGTGCCGAGACAATCTGCAAGATGCTCTAGAGGGTTGGTTGATTTTGGGCTTACGGCTAGGGCATACTTTGCCAGTTATTGACGGTATTGACCTGAATCCCCAGCAGCAAGAGGTAGCATGA
- a CDS encoding helix-turn-helix transcriptional regulator, whose translation MIAVDEMPKRKASRGLTTAIRCHLQKMMDDRGLSQVALAKETGLAISTIGGLCRNQFTRIDCDTALVLCEHFSCGLCDLFEIVSSDGGD comes from the coding sequence ATGATTGCTGTAGATGAGATGCCTAAACGCAAGGCAAGCCGAGGGTTGACAACGGCTATACGTTGCCACCTCCAAAAGATGATGGATGATCGGGGGCTATCTCAAGTAGCGCTCGCAAAAGAGACTGGTCTGGCAATCAGTACTATTGGCGGTTTATGCCGCAATCAGTTCACCCGAATCGACTGTGATACCGCACTAGTGCTGTGTGAGCACTTTAGCTGCGGTCTTTGCGACCTATTTGAAATTGTTAGCAGCGATGGAGGTGATTAA
- a CDS encoding PadR family transcriptional regulator gives MPLKNPLTARNKEPSELDLSALEELIMTALLNQELYGLQMVQAIEEASNGRRKLAVGSLYPTLHRLEKKGFISSRWGDDRPEERAGARRRYYQLTGLGSSAIKESQQLRTNLMSWQPV, from the coding sequence ATGCCACTAAAAAATCCATTAACTGCTCGCAACAAAGAACCAAGCGAGCTTGATCTCTCAGCTTTGGAAGAATTAATCATGACCGCATTGTTGAATCAAGAACTCTACGGCTTGCAAATGGTCCAAGCCATTGAAGAAGCTAGTAACGGCAGACGCAAACTCGCCGTTGGATCGTTATACCCCACACTTCACCGACTTGAAAAGAAAGGCTTTATTAGCTCCCGCTGGGGCGATGACCGACCTGAAGAGCGAGCAGGCGCACGCAGGCGCTACTACCAATTGACAGGACTGGGAAGCTCTGCCATTAAAGAGTCGCAGCAGCTTCGCACTAATCTGATGTCTTGGCAACCTGTGTAA